A single region of the Bacillota bacterium genome encodes:
- a CDS encoding Xaa-Pro peptidase family protein, whose translation MGTEIFEGRRRRLAGMADRSGLDGVVVVPGANLYYLTGLTMKSSERTAMAFIPVGRPLVVVTPLLEEEKVRRETGAGEVYAYADEDGPAGAVRSALASAFPAARAGRVCRLGLEHRTMRLFEFRLLQEAIPGLEAEDAGRLTTQLRVRKDPGEIELIEKAVAVVEEATRAGAEAARAGVTEAAVARAIEAAIRRDETATGGCMVASGPRSAMPHALTGDRVIGEGETVWADIVVERQGYLADITRTHVVGTLDGELDRAYEVVLAAQQLAREGIRPGMTGADVDALARDYIAQSGFGEYFTHRTGHGLGLEVHEEPYIVRGNREPLKPGMVFTVEPGIYLPGKGGVRVEDDLLLTEEGGRSLTTYPRDLRPSRRPPRS comes from the coding sequence ATGGGAACTGAGATCTTTGAAGGACGGCGCCGGCGCCTGGCCGGCATGGCCGACCGGTCGGGGCTGGACGGAGTCGTCGTCGTCCCCGGGGCCAACCTGTACTACCTGACCGGGCTGACGATGAAGAGCAGCGAACGGACGGCGATGGCGTTCATCCCTGTCGGGAGGCCGCTGGTGGTGGTCACCCCTCTCCTCGAGGAGGAGAAGGTACGCCGCGAGACCGGGGCCGGCGAAGTCTACGCCTATGCCGACGAGGATGGTCCGGCCGGGGCGGTCCGCTCGGCCCTGGCTTCGGCCTTCCCGGCCGCCAGGGCGGGGCGAGTGTGTCGGCTCGGCCTGGAGCATCGGACCATGCGACTCTTCGAGTTCCGACTGCTGCAAGAGGCCATCCCCGGTTTGGAAGCCGAGGACGCCGGAAGGCTCACGACTCAACTGCGGGTCCGTAAGGACCCCGGCGAGATCGAGTTGATCGAGAAGGCCGTGGCCGTCGTCGAAGAGGCCACTCGGGCTGGGGCCGAAGCCGCTCGGGCCGGGGTCACCGAGGCGGCCGTCGCCCGGGCCATCGAGGCGGCCATCCGCCGGGACGAGACGGCCACCGGAGGATGCATGGTCGCCTCCGGCCCGCGAAGCGCCATGCCCCACGCGCTGACCGGTGACCGGGTCATCGGCGAGGGCGAGACCGTCTGGGCTGACATCGTCGTGGAACGCCAGGGGTATCTGGCCGACATCACCCGGACCCACGTCGTCGGCACCCTCGATGGTGAACTCGACCGGGCTTACGAAGTGGTCCTCGCCGCCCAGCAACTGGCCAGGGAAGGGATCCGACCGGGGATGACCGGCGCCGACGTCGACGCCCTGGCGCGGGACTACATCGCCCAAAGTGGCTTTGGGGAATACTTCACTCATCGGACGGGACACGGGCTGGGTCTCGAGGTCCACGAAGAACCCTACATCGTCCGCGGCAACCGCGAGCCTCTCAAACCGGGCATGGTCTTCACCGTCGAGCCCGGAATCTACCTGCCGGGCAAGGGCGGGGTCAGGGTCGAGGACGACCTCCTCCTCACCGAGGAAGGCGGGCGCAGCCTGACCACTTATCCACGCGACCTGCGGCCGAGCCGTCGGCCACCGCGGTCATGA
- a CDS encoding pitrilysin family protein, giving the protein MDLKLAPAGDFLVTRPAEGVSFYGLKVDKFKTVNVSLFIHRPLTKETVTATALAAQLLKRGTAGFPSTRALTIRTEELFGADIGAFVSKYGESQSIGISLDVVDRRYVPGGGDVLADGLDLLFEMLVRPATENGGFVPSYFQQERDNLRRRIDGLINDKQRYARFRCLQEMCPDEGYGLLELGRPEDLPALDPVGVYTRYQRMVAEMPIDILAVGGVEPSEMARQVAERLPGGTGGRLPIQATGAKPPPQKAREVIEEQDIKQGKLVMGYRTGITQADPDFPALLGYNGVLGGFVHSKLFQNVRERAGLAYYAHSMVNGAKGFVVIESGIEPKDFDRAREIIDAQLAEIRRGEISDYELESTRKALQNVIRQGQDNPSDMIAVQLAEVRSGRFMTSAERLRRTEAVGKKDIIRIAERVVPDTVYFLRGREGGGQA; this is encoded by the coding sequence ATGGATCTGAAGCTCGCCCCGGCGGGCGATTTTCTTGTGACCCGCCCGGCTGAGGGGGTCAGTTTTTACGGGCTCAAGGTGGACAAGTTCAAGACGGTCAACGTTAGCCTGTTCATCCACCGGCCCTTGACCAAAGAGACGGTCACGGCCACGGCCCTGGCTGCCCAGCTGCTCAAGCGCGGGACGGCCGGCTTTCCGTCAACCAGGGCCCTGACCATCCGGACCGAGGAGCTTTTCGGCGCCGACATCGGGGCCTTTGTCTCCAAGTACGGGGAAAGCCAATCGATCGGCATCTCCCTGGACGTCGTCGACCGGCGCTACGTGCCCGGCGGGGGTGACGTCCTGGCTGATGGCTTGGACCTACTGTTCGAGATGCTGGTCCGGCCGGCTACCGAGAATGGCGGCTTCGTCCCGTCCTATTTCCAGCAAGAGCGGGACAACCTCCGCCGGCGGATCGACGGGCTGATCAACGACAAGCAGCGGTACGCCCGTTTCCGCTGTCTTCAGGAGATGTGCCCCGACGAAGGTTACGGGCTCCTGGAATTGGGCCGCCCGGAGGACCTGCCCGCCCTCGACCCAGTCGGCGTCTACACCCGATACCAGAGAATGGTGGCCGAGATGCCCATCGATATTCTGGCCGTCGGCGGCGTCGAGCCCTCCGAGATGGCCCGCCAGGTGGCCGAGCGGCTGCCGGGGGGGACCGGTGGCCGCCTCCCGATTCAGGCCACCGGGGCCAAGCCGCCTCCCCAGAAGGCCAGAGAGGTCATCGAGGAGCAGGACATCAAGCAGGGGAAGCTGGTCATGGGTTACCGGACCGGGATCACTCAGGCCGACCCCGACTTTCCCGCTCTCCTCGGCTACAACGGCGTCCTTGGCGGGTTCGTCCACTCAAAGCTGTTCCAGAACGTCCGCGAGCGGGCGGGCCTGGCCTACTATGCCCATTCGATGGTCAACGGGGCCAAGGGCTTCGTCGTCATCGAGTCAGGCATTGAGCCGAAGGACTTCGACCGGGCCAGGGAGATCATCGACGCCCAATTGGCCGAGATTAGGCGCGGCGAGATCAGCGACTACGAGCTCGAATCGACCAGGAAGGCCTTGCAGAACGTCATCCGCCAGGGGCAAGACAACCCGTCCGACATGATCGCCGTGCAGCTCGCCGAGGTCAGGTCGGGACGTTTCATGACCTCCGCCGAACGGCTCAGGCGGACCGAGGCGGTCGGCAAGAAAGACATCATCCGGATCGCCGAGCGGGTCGTCCCGGACACGGTCTACTTCCTCCGCGGACGGGAAGGGGGCGGCCAGGCATGA
- a CDS encoding HDIG domain-containing protein produces MKELFVRARLRLVSKRLVPQDVQAVLRRLWLHRHQAFIVGGCVRDMVLGKRPQDWDVTTDALPDEVARFFERTVPSGVKHGTVTVLTPGPAIEVTTYRVDAGYSDFRHPDQVVFTRSLCEDLARRDLTINAMALGPHGDLVDPFNGLRDLERKVVRAVGDPAQRFREDALRMMRAVRFSAQLGMTIDGPTLAAVKDQAELLKHVSAERIRDEFSKILLSPSPSVALEILRQTGLLALFLPELIEGVGFEQNVHHAFTVWEHTLIAVDAIPPELHLRLTALLHDVAKPRTLTIIDGERHFYDHENLGAAMARAILRRLRYDNETVAKVTHLIRNHMALHLSPQMKDSAVRRLVARVGLDNIRDLLELRRADRIGSGKKPGPVSHGTLRLLARIEQVLKEDTAFGLKDLAIDGHDVMQIGGLRPGPRVGRILKRLFEEVLEDPQMNTRATLEARVKEMVRSGEPIPTDEDESPSDDEST; encoded by the coding sequence TTGAAGGAACTGTTCGTCCGAGCCCGTCTTCGCTTGGTCTCCAAAAGGCTCGTCCCCCAGGACGTGCAGGCCGTCCTCAGGCGTCTCTGGCTCCACCGGCACCAGGCCTTCATCGTCGGCGGCTGCGTCCGCGATATGGTCCTCGGGAAGAGGCCACAGGATTGGGACGTGACCACCGACGCCCTACCCGACGAGGTCGCGCGGTTCTTCGAGCGCACCGTGCCGAGCGGGGTCAAGCACGGCACGGTGACCGTCCTGACCCCCGGGCCGGCTATCGAGGTCACCACCTACCGCGTGGACGCGGGGTACAGCGACTTCCGCCATCCCGACCAGGTCGTCTTCACCAGGAGCCTATGCGAAGACCTGGCCCGCCGGGACTTGACCATCAACGCCATGGCCCTCGGACCCCACGGCGACCTGGTCGACCCCTTCAACGGGCTGCGAGACCTCGAACGCAAGGTCGTCCGGGCCGTGGGCGACCCGGCTCAGCGTTTCCGAGAAGACGCCCTGCGGATGATGCGGGCCGTCCGGTTCTCGGCTCAGCTGGGGATGACCATCGACGGGCCGACCCTCGCCGCGGTCAAAGATCAGGCCGAATTGCTGAAGCATGTCTCGGCCGAGCGCATCCGCGATGAGTTCTCCAAGATCCTGCTGTCGCCGTCTCCTTCCGTGGCCCTGGAGATCCTGCGCCAGACCGGTCTTCTGGCCCTGTTCCTGCCCGAGCTTATCGAAGGAGTGGGCTTCGAGCAGAACGTCCATCACGCCTTCACCGTCTGGGAGCATACCCTGATTGCCGTCGACGCCATCCCGCCCGAGCTCCACCTGCGCCTGACGGCGCTCCTCCATGACGTGGCCAAACCGCGGACCCTCACCATCATCGACGGCGAGCGGCACTTCTACGACCACGAGAACCTGGGGGCGGCGATGGCCCGGGCGATCCTCCGGCGGCTCAGGTACGACAACGAGACGGTGGCCAAAGTCACCCATCTCATCCGCAACCACATGGCCCTACACCTGAGCCCGCAGATGAAGGACTCGGCGGTGCGGCGGCTGGTCGCCCGGGTCGGCCTGGACAACATCCGCGACCTTCTGGAACTCCGCCGGGCCGATCGGATCGGTTCAGGGAAGAAACCGGGGCCGGTCTCCCACGGGACCCTCAGGCTTCTGGCCCGGATCGAGCAGGTCCTCAAGGAAGACACGGCCTTCGGCCTCAAGGACCTGGCCATCGACGGGCACGACGTGATGCAGATCGGCGGCCTGCGACCGGGTCCGCGGGTCGGGCGGATCCTGAAGCGCCTCTTCGAGGAGGTCCTTGAAGACCCGCAGATGAACACGAGAGCAACCCTCGAGGCCAGGGTCAAGGAAATGGTCAGATCGGGGGAACCAATCCCTACCGACGAGGACGAGTCCCCCTCGGACGATGAATCAACCTAA
- a CDS encoding class II fructose-bisphosphate aldolase: MLSGRELARVFEHFSPFEIDGSLKPQGERVTILAANANLPLEIQARAFAMAAAEGDSSPLIVQLSHNALSLIGGDPEAFPAPPGVQRDDRVRPVIDGAVLGNWLIEEFAAHYGAEWVAVSLDHFKLPAYVPPGQVADPGSGLAFGEELAALDVELAERRVVHALAAVEPVHLGEVDRTEETLRSYVTYLCSARYRQFKQDFMAVIGTISPAWAMIDTEKLPPVLDFAVTRDVIDGVRDELGNDDVVIEAEYGATGTRGQAIQYTPTRGADLESLARQVAAFIAYTGAEAIAYPIGMEHAARSGEAHEPDVERLSAVQREILTWTGRYVPFVQHGGTGAATVVRGLVGKDNVNTHFLVAGANALADWVLRYQTDIRAGDKKAAGTGFFTRMTAAVFEATVDKLKECGSYQTGPEIEELLDD; encoded by the coding sequence ATGCTGTCAGGTCGAGAACTGGCCCGTGTCTTCGAACATTTTTCGCCCTTCGAGATTGATGGAAGCCTCAAGCCGCAAGGAGAGCGGGTGACCATCCTGGCCGCCAACGCGAACCTCCCCCTGGAGATCCAGGCGAGGGCTTTCGCCATGGCTGCCGCCGAAGGGGATAGCTCTCCGCTCATCGTCCAGTTGAGCCATAACGCCCTGAGCCTGATCGGCGGCGACCCGGAAGCCTTCCCGGCCCCCCCCGGGGTCCAACGCGACGACCGGGTCCGCCCGGTCATCGACGGGGCCGTCCTCGGGAACTGGCTGATCGAGGAGTTCGCCGCCCACTACGGGGCCGAGTGGGTGGCCGTCTCCCTGGACCACTTCAAGCTGCCGGCCTACGTGCCACCCGGGCAGGTCGCCGACCCGGGGTCCGGCTTGGCCTTCGGCGAAGAACTGGCCGCGCTCGACGTCGAGCTGGCCGAGAGGCGGGTCGTTCATGCCCTCGCCGCGGTCGAGCCGGTCCACCTCGGGGAAGTCGACCGGACCGAGGAGACTCTGCGGTCCTACGTGACCTACCTTTGCAGCGCCCGCTATCGCCAGTTCAAGCAGGACTTCATGGCCGTCATCGGGACCATCTCCCCGGCTTGGGCGATGATCGACACCGAGAAGCTACCGCCGGTCCTCGACTTCGCCGTCACCCGGGACGTCATTGACGGTGTCCGGGACGAGCTCGGTAACGACGACGTGGTCATCGAGGCCGAGTATGGAGCGACGGGCACCCGGGGCCAGGCCATCCAGTACACGCCGACCCGCGGTGCCGACTTGGAGAGTCTGGCCCGGCAGGTGGCGGCGTTCATCGCCTACACCGGGGCCGAGGCGATCGCCTACCCCATCGGGATGGAGCACGCCGCCAGGAGCGGCGAGGCTCACGAGCCCGACGTCGAACGGCTTTCCGCCGTCCAACGGGAGATCCTGACCTGGACCGGACGTTACGTGCCCTTCGTCCAGCACGGGGGGACCGGGGCGGCCACCGTCGTCCGCGGCTTGGTCGGCAAGGACAACGTCAACACCCATTTCTTGGTCGCCGGGGCCAATGCCCTCGCCGATTGGGTCCTCCGATACCAGACCGACATTCGGGCCGGCGATAAGAAGGCCGCCGGGACCGGCTTTTTCACCCGGATGACGGCGGCGGTCTTCGAGGCGACGGTGGACAAACTGAAGGAGTGCGGCAGCTACCAGACCGGACCAGAGATCGAAGAACTCCTCGACGACTAG
- a CDS encoding TerC family protein, translated as MQAGIWVWTGFTALILALLALDLGVFNRKVHAISIKEATIWSIVWIIVALLFNVVLYFWAGREAALQFLAGYIIERSLSFDNIFVFVLIFSYFAIPSRYQHRVLFWGILGALVLRAVMIVAGISLINAFHWTIYVFGAFLLYSGYKIALQKGNETMDIEGNPIARLVQKFLPFSPKLAGHRFLTRVDGKLMFTPLLLVLIIVETSDVVFAVDSIPAIFGVTRDPFLVYSSNVFAILGLRAFYFLLAGVIDHFRYLKIGLGFILAFVGLKMLTTGFVDIRTDLSLGVILLVLAISIAASLMIPERKGGPSGSSA; from the coding sequence ATGCAGGCTGGTATCTGGGTTTGGACCGGATTCACGGCGCTGATTCTGGCCCTCCTCGCGCTGGACCTCGGTGTCTTCAACCGGAAGGTCCACGCGATCTCGATCAAAGAGGCGACCATCTGGAGCATCGTCTGGATCATCGTCGCCCTTCTCTTCAACGTGGTCCTGTACTTCTGGGCCGGCCGAGAGGCGGCCCTGCAATTCCTGGCGGGCTACATCATCGAACGCTCGCTGAGTTTTGACAATATCTTCGTCTTTGTCCTCATCTTCTCTTATTTCGCCATCCCCTCCAGGTATCAGCACCGAGTGCTCTTTTGGGGGATCTTGGGGGCCCTGGTCCTGCGGGCGGTGATGATCGTCGCCGGGATCAGCTTGATCAACGCTTTCCACTGGACCATCTATGTCTTCGGCGCCTTCCTGCTCTATTCGGGCTACAAGATCGCCCTCCAAAAAGGTAATGAGACCATGGACATCGAGGGCAACCCCATAGCCAGGCTGGTTCAGAAGTTCCTGCCCTTCTCACCGAAGCTTGCCGGACACCGCTTCCTGACCCGGGTCGACGGGAAGCTGATGTTCACTCCGCTCCTCCTGGTCCTGATCATCGTGGAAACCAGCGACGTCGTCTTTGCCGTGGATTCCATCCCGGCCATCTTCGGCGTGACTCGCGACCCCTTCCTGGTATATAGCTCCAACGTCTTCGCCATCCTCGGTCTTCGGGCGTTCTACTTCCTCCTGGCCGGGGTGATCGACCACTTCCGTTACCTCAAGATCGGGCTCGGCTTCATCCTCGCTTTCGTCGGCCTGAAGATGCTGACCACCGGTTTCGTCGACATCCGCACCGATCTGTCGCTTGGCGTGATCTTGCTGGTCTTGGCGATCTCCATCGCGGCCTCACTCATGATCCCCGAACGCAAGGGCGGGCCAAGTGGCTCCAGTGCTTGA